A window of Hirundo rustica isolate bHirRus1 chromosome 27, bHirRus1.pri.v3, whole genome shotgun sequence contains these coding sequences:
- the MAPT gene encoding microtubule-associated protein tau isoform X16 has product MMEDHAPGQEKHFSSGYPLQIPVDDGSDEPVSETSDAKSTPTTEDATAPLVEEGDHEDQGGVEQHGEIPEGTTAEEAGVGATPNLEDHAAGDATQGEPSSPKLQPGPQERVGEAAKSASQPPERALGLQQPPLSREAKAPAAAPTRIQVTIPIPLDMYQGSAAPEGSSELWDQGGREGVGVEPELGRGVTEGAGGTGDRKEGSSPLCARAPLKEDSSGRERDEDRDVDETSAQGLPSHVDQRVSLGPEKCPAAAQETREEFDGEKSKGVLRDTPGEALLVEAESHGAREDREEQQQLLGGEGDVTLSEPSASVSQKEAEPKEGEDSGPVLETARLPAEVEDGVKDKDAALEEVPGAGGRRTPRRKPAGPAADRASRVPLLKGRVDKEGTEADEKKPKGPEARAGSKTGSARAGQAQRNSTNATRIPAKTPTAPKTPPSSGEQPKSGDRSGYSSPGSPGTPGSRSRTPSLPTPPAREPKKVAVVRTPPKSPASAKTRVQPSAAPMPDLKNVKSKIGSTDNLKHQPGGGKVQIVYKPVDLSHVTSKCGSLGNIHHKPGGGQVEVKSEKLDFKDKVQSKIGSLDNISHVPGGGNKKIETHKLTFRENAKAKTDHGAEIVYKSPTISGDASPRRLSNVSSTGSINLVDSPQLATLADEVSASLAKQGL; this is encoded by the exons ATGATGGAGGATCACGCACCTGGCCAGGAAAAACACTTCTCATCAG GCTATCCCCTTCAGATACCAGTCGATGATGGATCAGATGAGCCTGTTTCTGAAACATCCGACGCTAAGAGCACCCCAACTACGGAAG ATGCCACAGCACCTTTAGTGGAGGAAGGAGACCACGAGGATCAGGGTGGTGTGGAACAGCACGGGGAGATCCCAGAAGGAACCACAG ctgaagaGGCGGGCGTAGGAGCCACTCCCAACCTGGAGGACCACGCTGCAGGAGATGCCACCCAAG GCGAGCCGAGCTCTCCaaagctccagcctggccctcaGGAGCGTGTGGGAGAGGCAGCAAAAAGTGCCAGCCAGCCCCCAGAGCGGGCACTGGGGCTTCAGCAGCCGCCTCTGTCCCGTGAAGCGAAGGCTccggcagcagctcccaccagaATCCAGGTGACCATCCCAATCCCCCTGGACATGTACCAAGGCTCCGCAGCGCCCGAAGGCAGCAGTGAGCTGTGGGATCAGGGAGGCAGAGAAGGCGTCGGTGTGGAGCCGGAGCTGGGCCGTGGCGTGACTGAGGGtgcaggtggcacaggggacCGTAAAGAGGGATCATCTCCTTTGTGTGCCAGAGCCCCGTTAAAGGAAGATTCCAGCGGACGGGAGAGAGATGAGGACCGAGATGTCGATGAAACCTCTGCACAGGGTTTGCCTTCCCACGTGGATCAGCGGGTTTCTCTGGGACCTGAGAAGtgtccagcagctgcccaggagaCTCGTGAAGAATTTGATGGAGAGAAGTCCAAAGGTGTCCTCAGAGACACCCCAGGAGAGGCACTTCTGGTGGAAGCTGAGTCACATGGAGCAAGAGAGGACCGAGAGGAGCAGCAACAGCTGCTGGGGGGAGAAGGAGACGTCACCCTGTCAGAGCCTTCTGCAAGTGTCTCCCAAAAAGAGGCTGAGCCCAAGGAGGGAGAAGATTCTGGGCCCGTGCTAGAGACAGCCAGACTCCCTGCTGAGGTAGAAGATGGTGTGAAGGACAAAGATGCTGCTTTGGAAGAGGTGCCGGGTGCAGGGGGCCGCCGCACGCCCAGGAGGAAGCCCGCTGGCCCGGCTGCAGACAGGGCCAGTcgtgtccctctgctgaaag GTCGTGTTGACAAGGAAGGGACCGAAGCTGATGAAAAGAAACCCAAG ggcccGGAGGCGAGGGCTGGCTCCAAGACGGGCTCGGCGCGCGCGGGGCAGGCGCAGAGGAACTCCACCAACGCCACCCGCATCCCGGCCAAGACCCCCACGGCCCCCAAGACCCCTCCCAGCTCCG GTGAGCAGCCCAAGTCCGGAGACAGAAGCGGTTACAGCAGTCCCGGCTCCCCCGGGACTCCGGGCAGCCGTTCCCGCACCCCCTCTCTGCCCaccccaccagccagggagccCAAGAAGGTGGCAGTGGTTCGCACCCCACCGAAATCTCCCGCCTCCGCCAAGACCCGCGTCCAGCCCTCGGCCGCGCCCATGCCCGACCTGAAAAACGTCAAGTCCAAAATCGGCTCCACTGATAACCTGAAGCACCAGCCCGGAGGTGGCAAG GTGCAAATCGTTTACAAGCCCGTCGACCTGAGCCACGTGACATCCAAATGTGGTTCCCTGGGCAACATCCATCACAAACCAG GTGGTGGCCAGGTGGAGGTGAAATCTGAGAAACTGGACTTCAAAGATAAGGTGCAGTCGAAAATCGGGTCCCTAGATAACATCAGCCACGTCCCTGGAGGAGGCAATAAAAAG atTGAGACTCACAAGCTGACCTTCCGCGAGAACGCCAAAGCCAAGACCGACCACGGCGCCGAAATCGTCTACAAGTCCCCCACCATCTCCGGAGATGCCTCCCCGCGCCGCCTTAGCAACGTCTCCTCCACCGGCAGCATCAACCTGGTGGACTCCCCCCAGCTGGCCACGCTAGCCGACGAGGTGTCCGCCTCGCTGGCCAAGCAGGGCTTGTGA
- the MAPT gene encoding microtubule-associated protein tau isoform X14, which yields MMEDHAPGQEKHFSSGYPLQIPVDDGSDEPVSETSDAKSTPTTEDATAPLVEEGDHEDQGGVEQHGEIPEGTTAEEAGVGATPNLEDHAAGDATQGEPSSPKLQPGPQERVGEAAKSASQPPERALGLQQPPLSREAKAPAAAPTRIQVTIPIPLDMYQGSAAPEGSSELWDQGGREGVGVEPELGRGVTEGAGGTGDRKEGSSPLCARAPLKEDSSGRERDEDRDVDETSAQGLPSHVDQRVSLGPEKCPAAAQETREEFDGEKSKGVLRDTPGEALLVEAESHGAREDREEQQQLLGGEGDVTLSEPSASVSQKEAEPKEGEDSGPVLETARLPAEVEDGVKDKDAALEEVPGAGGRRTPRRKPAGPAADRASRVPLLKGRVDKEGTEADEKKPKGPEARAGSKTGSARAGQAQRNSTNATRIPAKTPTAPKTPPSSGEQPKSGDRSGYSSPGSPGTPGSRSRTPSLPTPPAREPKKVAVVRTPPKSPASAKTRVQPSAAPMPDLKNVKSKIGSTDNLKHQPGGGKVQIINKKLDFSSVQSKCGSKDNIKHIPGGGSVQIVYKPVDLSHVTSKCGSLGNIHHKPGGGQVEVKSEKLDFKDKVQSKIGSLDNISHVPGGGNKKIETHKLTFRENAKAKTDHGAEIVYKSPTISGDASPRRLSNVSSTGSINLVDSPQLATLADEVSASLAKQGL from the exons ATGATGGAGGATCACGCACCTGGCCAGGAAAAACACTTCTCATCAG GCTATCCCCTTCAGATACCAGTCGATGATGGATCAGATGAGCCTGTTTCTGAAACATCCGACGCTAAGAGCACCCCAACTACGGAAG ATGCCACAGCACCTTTAGTGGAGGAAGGAGACCACGAGGATCAGGGTGGTGTGGAACAGCACGGGGAGATCCCAGAAGGAACCACAG ctgaagaGGCGGGCGTAGGAGCCACTCCCAACCTGGAGGACCACGCTGCAGGAGATGCCACCCAAG GCGAGCCGAGCTCTCCaaagctccagcctggccctcaGGAGCGTGTGGGAGAGGCAGCAAAAAGTGCCAGCCAGCCCCCAGAGCGGGCACTGGGGCTTCAGCAGCCGCCTCTGTCCCGTGAAGCGAAGGCTccggcagcagctcccaccagaATCCAGGTGACCATCCCAATCCCCCTGGACATGTACCAAGGCTCCGCAGCGCCCGAAGGCAGCAGTGAGCTGTGGGATCAGGGAGGCAGAGAAGGCGTCGGTGTGGAGCCGGAGCTGGGCCGTGGCGTGACTGAGGGtgcaggtggcacaggggacCGTAAAGAGGGATCATCTCCTTTGTGTGCCAGAGCCCCGTTAAAGGAAGATTCCAGCGGACGGGAGAGAGATGAGGACCGAGATGTCGATGAAACCTCTGCACAGGGTTTGCCTTCCCACGTGGATCAGCGGGTTTCTCTGGGACCTGAGAAGtgtccagcagctgcccaggagaCTCGTGAAGAATTTGATGGAGAGAAGTCCAAAGGTGTCCTCAGAGACACCCCAGGAGAGGCACTTCTGGTGGAAGCTGAGTCACATGGAGCAAGAGAGGACCGAGAGGAGCAGCAACAGCTGCTGGGGGGAGAAGGAGACGTCACCCTGTCAGAGCCTTCTGCAAGTGTCTCCCAAAAAGAGGCTGAGCCCAAGGAGGGAGAAGATTCTGGGCCCGTGCTAGAGACAGCCAGACTCCCTGCTGAGGTAGAAGATGGTGTGAAGGACAAAGATGCTGCTTTGGAAGAGGTGCCGGGTGCAGGGGGCCGCCGCACGCCCAGGAGGAAGCCCGCTGGCCCGGCTGCAGACAGGGCCAGTcgtgtccctctgctgaaag GTCGTGTTGACAAGGAAGGGACCGAAGCTGATGAAAAGAAACCCAAG ggcccGGAGGCGAGGGCTGGCTCCAAGACGGGCTCGGCGCGCGCGGGGCAGGCGCAGAGGAACTCCACCAACGCCACCCGCATCCCGGCCAAGACCCCCACGGCCCCCAAGACCCCTCCCAGCTCCG GTGAGCAGCCCAAGTCCGGAGACAGAAGCGGTTACAGCAGTCCCGGCTCCCCCGGGACTCCGGGCAGCCGTTCCCGCACCCCCTCTCTGCCCaccccaccagccagggagccCAAGAAGGTGGCAGTGGTTCGCACCCCACCGAAATCTCCCGCCTCCGCCAAGACCCGCGTCCAGCCCTCGGCCGCGCCCATGCCCGACCTGAAAAACGTCAAGTCCAAAATCGGCTCCACTGATAACCTGAAGCACCAGCCCGGAGGTGGCAAG GTGCAGATAATTAATAAGAAGCTGGACTTTAGCAGCGTTCAATCCAAGTGTGGCTCAAAGGATAATATCAAACACATCCCGGGCGGAGGCAGT GTGCAAATCGTTTACAAGCCCGTCGACCTGAGCCACGTGACATCCAAATGTGGTTCCCTGGGCAACATCCATCACAAACCAG GTGGTGGCCAGGTGGAGGTGAAATCTGAGAAACTGGACTTCAAAGATAAGGTGCAGTCGAAAATCGGGTCCCTAGATAACATCAGCCACGTCCCTGGAGGAGGCAATAAAAAG atTGAGACTCACAAGCTGACCTTCCGCGAGAACGCCAAAGCCAAGACCGACCACGGCGCCGAAATCGTCTACAAGTCCCCCACCATCTCCGGAGATGCCTCCCCGCGCCGCCTTAGCAACGTCTCCTCCACCGGCAGCATCAACCTGGTGGACTCCCCCCAGCTGGCCACGCTAGCCGACGAGGTGTCCGCCTCGCTGGCCAAGCAGGGCTTGTGA
- the MAPT gene encoding microtubule-associated protein tau isoform X11 encodes MMEDHAPGQEKHFSSGYPLQIPVDDGSDEPVSETSDAKSTPTTEDATAPLVEEGDHEDQGGVEQHGEIPEGTTAEEAGVGATPNLEDHAAGDATQGEPSSPKLQPGPQERVGEAAKSASQPPERALGLQQPPLSREAKAPAAAPTRIQVTIPIPLDMYQGSAAPEGSSELWDQGGREGVGVEPELGRGVTEGAGGTGDRKEGSSPLCARAPLKEDSSGRERDEDRDVDETSAQGLPSHVDQRVSLGPEKCPAAAQETREEFDGEKSKGVLRDTPGEALLVEAESHGAREDREEQQQLLGGEGDVTLSEPSASVSQKEAEPKEGEDSGPVLETARLPAEVEDGVKDKDAALEEVPGAGGRRTPRRKPAGPAADRASRVPLLKGRVDKEGTEADEKKPKGPEARAGSKTGSARAGQAQRNSTNATRIPAKTPTAPKTPPSSGEQPKSGDRSGYSSPGSPGTPGSRSRTPSLPTPPAREPKKVAVVRTPPKSPASAKTRVQPSAAPMPDLKNVKSKIGSTDNLKHQPGGGKVQIINKKLDFSSVQSKCGSKDNIKHIPGGGSVQIINKKLDFSSVQSRCGSKDNIKHIPGGGSVQIVYKPVDLSHVTSKCGSLGNIHHKPGGGQVEVKSEKLDFKDKVQSKIGSLDNISHVPGGGNKKIETHKLTFRENAKAKTDHGAEIVYKSPTISGDASPRRLSNVSSTGSINLVDSPQLATLADEVSASLAKQGL; translated from the exons ATGATGGAGGATCACGCACCTGGCCAGGAAAAACACTTCTCATCAG GCTATCCCCTTCAGATACCAGTCGATGATGGATCAGATGAGCCTGTTTCTGAAACATCCGACGCTAAGAGCACCCCAACTACGGAAG ATGCCACAGCACCTTTAGTGGAGGAAGGAGACCACGAGGATCAGGGTGGTGTGGAACAGCACGGGGAGATCCCAGAAGGAACCACAG ctgaagaGGCGGGCGTAGGAGCCACTCCCAACCTGGAGGACCACGCTGCAGGAGATGCCACCCAAG GCGAGCCGAGCTCTCCaaagctccagcctggccctcaGGAGCGTGTGGGAGAGGCAGCAAAAAGTGCCAGCCAGCCCCCAGAGCGGGCACTGGGGCTTCAGCAGCCGCCTCTGTCCCGTGAAGCGAAGGCTccggcagcagctcccaccagaATCCAGGTGACCATCCCAATCCCCCTGGACATGTACCAAGGCTCCGCAGCGCCCGAAGGCAGCAGTGAGCTGTGGGATCAGGGAGGCAGAGAAGGCGTCGGTGTGGAGCCGGAGCTGGGCCGTGGCGTGACTGAGGGtgcaggtggcacaggggacCGTAAAGAGGGATCATCTCCTTTGTGTGCCAGAGCCCCGTTAAAGGAAGATTCCAGCGGACGGGAGAGAGATGAGGACCGAGATGTCGATGAAACCTCTGCACAGGGTTTGCCTTCCCACGTGGATCAGCGGGTTTCTCTGGGACCTGAGAAGtgtccagcagctgcccaggagaCTCGTGAAGAATTTGATGGAGAGAAGTCCAAAGGTGTCCTCAGAGACACCCCAGGAGAGGCACTTCTGGTGGAAGCTGAGTCACATGGAGCAAGAGAGGACCGAGAGGAGCAGCAACAGCTGCTGGGGGGAGAAGGAGACGTCACCCTGTCAGAGCCTTCTGCAAGTGTCTCCCAAAAAGAGGCTGAGCCCAAGGAGGGAGAAGATTCTGGGCCCGTGCTAGAGACAGCCAGACTCCCTGCTGAGGTAGAAGATGGTGTGAAGGACAAAGATGCTGCTTTGGAAGAGGTGCCGGGTGCAGGGGGCCGCCGCACGCCCAGGAGGAAGCCCGCTGGCCCGGCTGCAGACAGGGCCAGTcgtgtccctctgctgaaag GTCGTGTTGACAAGGAAGGGACCGAAGCTGATGAAAAGAAACCCAAG ggcccGGAGGCGAGGGCTGGCTCCAAGACGGGCTCGGCGCGCGCGGGGCAGGCGCAGAGGAACTCCACCAACGCCACCCGCATCCCGGCCAAGACCCCCACGGCCCCCAAGACCCCTCCCAGCTCCG GTGAGCAGCCCAAGTCCGGAGACAGAAGCGGTTACAGCAGTCCCGGCTCCCCCGGGACTCCGGGCAGCCGTTCCCGCACCCCCTCTCTGCCCaccccaccagccagggagccCAAGAAGGTGGCAGTGGTTCGCACCCCACCGAAATCTCCCGCCTCCGCCAAGACCCGCGTCCAGCCCTCGGCCGCGCCCATGCCCGACCTGAAAAACGTCAAGTCCAAAATCGGCTCCACTGATAACCTGAAGCACCAGCCCGGAGGTGGCAAG GTGCAGATAATTAATAAGAAGCTGGACTTTAGCAGCGTTCAATCCAAGTGTGGCTCAAAGGATAATATCAAACACATCCCGGGCGGAGGCAGT GTGCAGATAATTAATAAGAAGCTGGACTTTAGCAGCGTTCAATCCAGGTGTGGCTCAAAGGATAATATCAAACACATCCCGGGCGGAGGCAGT GTGCAAATCGTTTACAAGCCCGTCGACCTGAGCCACGTGACATCCAAATGTGGTTCCCTGGGCAACATCCATCACAAACCAG GTGGTGGCCAGGTGGAGGTGAAATCTGAGAAACTGGACTTCAAAGATAAGGTGCAGTCGAAAATCGGGTCCCTAGATAACATCAGCCACGTCCCTGGAGGAGGCAATAAAAAG atTGAGACTCACAAGCTGACCTTCCGCGAGAACGCCAAAGCCAAGACCGACCACGGCGCCGAAATCGTCTACAAGTCCCCCACCATCTCCGGAGATGCCTCCCCGCGCCGCCTTAGCAACGTCTCCTCCACCGGCAGCATCAACCTGGTGGACTCCCCCCAGCTGGCCACGCTAGCCGACGAGGTGTCCGCCTCGCTGGCCAAGCAGGGCTTGTGA
- the MAPT gene encoding microtubule-associated protein tau isoform X6, whose protein sequence is MMEDHAPGQEKHFSSGYPLQIPVDDGSDEPVSETSDAKSTPTTEDATAPLVEEGDHEDQGGVEQHGEIPEGTTAEEAGVGATPNLEDHAAGDATQGEPSSPKLQPGPQERVGEAAKSASQPPERALGLQQPPLSREAKAPAAAPTRIQVTIPIPLDMYQGSAAPEGSSELWDQGGREGVGVEPELGRGVTEGAGGTGDRKEGSSPLCARAPLKEDSSGRERDEDRDVDETSAQGLPSHVDQRVSLGPEKCPAAAQETREEFDGEKSKGVLRDTPGEALLVEAESHGAREDREEQQQLLGGEGDVTLSEPSASVSQKEAEPKEGEDSGPVLETARLPAEVEDGVKDKDAALEEVPGAGGRRTPRRKPAGPAADRASRVPLLKGRVDKEGTEADEKKPKKCSPCPAKPPGSVSPLRHTAPPKAPSSPASASKAASPAGTGMQEAKAKGPEARAGSKTGSARAGQAQRNSTNATRIPAKTPTAPKTPPSSGRKEQKKPPPAAAKTEKAREPKKVAVVRTPPKSPASAKTRVQPSAAPMPDLKNVKSKIGSTDNLKHQPGGGKVQIINKKLDFSSVQSKCGSKDNIKHIPGGGSVQIINKKLDFSSVQSRCGSKDNIKHIPGGGSVQIVYKPVDLSHVTSKCGSLGNIHHKPGGGQVEVKSEKLDFKDKVQSKIGSLDNISHVPGGGNKKIETHKLTFRENAKAKTDHGAEIVYKSPTISGDASPRRLSNVSSTGSINLVDSPQLATLADEVSASLAKQGL, encoded by the exons ATGATGGAGGATCACGCACCTGGCCAGGAAAAACACTTCTCATCAG GCTATCCCCTTCAGATACCAGTCGATGATGGATCAGATGAGCCTGTTTCTGAAACATCCGACGCTAAGAGCACCCCAACTACGGAAG ATGCCACAGCACCTTTAGTGGAGGAAGGAGACCACGAGGATCAGGGTGGTGTGGAACAGCACGGGGAGATCCCAGAAGGAACCACAG ctgaagaGGCGGGCGTAGGAGCCACTCCCAACCTGGAGGACCACGCTGCAGGAGATGCCACCCAAG GCGAGCCGAGCTCTCCaaagctccagcctggccctcaGGAGCGTGTGGGAGAGGCAGCAAAAAGTGCCAGCCAGCCCCCAGAGCGGGCACTGGGGCTTCAGCAGCCGCCTCTGTCCCGTGAAGCGAAGGCTccggcagcagctcccaccagaATCCAGGTGACCATCCCAATCCCCCTGGACATGTACCAAGGCTCCGCAGCGCCCGAAGGCAGCAGTGAGCTGTGGGATCAGGGAGGCAGAGAAGGCGTCGGTGTGGAGCCGGAGCTGGGCCGTGGCGTGACTGAGGGtgcaggtggcacaggggacCGTAAAGAGGGATCATCTCCTTTGTGTGCCAGAGCCCCGTTAAAGGAAGATTCCAGCGGACGGGAGAGAGATGAGGACCGAGATGTCGATGAAACCTCTGCACAGGGTTTGCCTTCCCACGTGGATCAGCGGGTTTCTCTGGGACCTGAGAAGtgtccagcagctgcccaggagaCTCGTGAAGAATTTGATGGAGAGAAGTCCAAAGGTGTCCTCAGAGACACCCCAGGAGAGGCACTTCTGGTGGAAGCTGAGTCACATGGAGCAAGAGAGGACCGAGAGGAGCAGCAACAGCTGCTGGGGGGAGAAGGAGACGTCACCCTGTCAGAGCCTTCTGCAAGTGTCTCCCAAAAAGAGGCTGAGCCCAAGGAGGGAGAAGATTCTGGGCCCGTGCTAGAGACAGCCAGACTCCCTGCTGAGGTAGAAGATGGTGTGAAGGACAAAGATGCTGCTTTGGAAGAGGTGCCGGGTGCAGGGGGCCGCCGCACGCCCAGGAGGAAGCCCGCTGGCCCGGCTGCAGACAGGGCCAGTcgtgtccctctgctgaaag GTCGTGTTGACAAGGAAGGGACCGAAGCTGATGAAAAGAAACCCAAG AAATGCTCACCTTGCCCTGCCAAACCCCCCGGCTCCGTGTCCCCCCTCCGACACACAGCCCCTCCGAAAGcaccctccagccctgcctctgcctccaAAGCAGCCTCTCCTGCCGGCACAGGAATGCAGGAAGCAAAGGCCAAG ggcccGGAGGCGAGGGCTGGCTCCAAGACGGGCTCGGCGCGCGCGGGGCAGGCGCAGAGGAACTCCACCAACGCCACCCGCATCCCGGCCAAGACCCCCACGGCCCCCAAGACCCCTCCCAGCTCCG gcagaaaggagcagaaaaaaccacctcctgcagcagcaaagactGAGAAAG ccagggagccCAAGAAGGTGGCAGTGGTTCGCACCCCACCGAAATCTCCCGCCTCCGCCAAGACCCGCGTCCAGCCCTCGGCCGCGCCCATGCCCGACCTGAAAAACGTCAAGTCCAAAATCGGCTCCACTGATAACCTGAAGCACCAGCCCGGAGGTGGCAAG GTGCAGATAATTAATAAGAAGCTGGACTTTAGCAGCGTTCAATCCAAGTGTGGCTCAAAGGATAATATCAAACACATCCCGGGCGGAGGCAGT GTGCAGATAATTAATAAGAAGCTGGACTTTAGCAGCGTTCAATCCAGGTGTGGCTCAAAGGATAATATCAAACACATCCCGGGCGGAGGCAGT GTGCAAATCGTTTACAAGCCCGTCGACCTGAGCCACGTGACATCCAAATGTGGTTCCCTGGGCAACATCCATCACAAACCAG GTGGTGGCCAGGTGGAGGTGAAATCTGAGAAACTGGACTTCAAAGATAAGGTGCAGTCGAAAATCGGGTCCCTAGATAACATCAGCCACGTCCCTGGAGGAGGCAATAAAAAG atTGAGACTCACAAGCTGACCTTCCGCGAGAACGCCAAAGCCAAGACCGACCACGGCGCCGAAATCGTCTACAAGTCCCCCACCATCTCCGGAGATGCCTCCCCGCGCCGCCTTAGCAACGTCTCCTCCACCGGCAGCATCAACCTGGTGGACTCCCCCCAGCTGGCCACGCTAGCCGACGAGGTGTCCGCCTCGCTGGCCAAGCAGGGCTTGTGA
- the MAPT gene encoding microtubule-associated protein tau isoform X10 yields MMEDHAPGQEKHFSSGYPLQIPVDDGSDEPVSETSDAKSTPTTEDATAPLVEEGDHEDQGGVEQHGEIPEGTTAEEAGVGATPNLEDHAAGDATQGEPSSPKLQPGPQERVGEAAKSASQPPERALGLQQPPLSREAKAPAAAPTRIQVTIPIPLDMYQGSAAPEGSSELWDQGGREGVGVEPELGRGVTEGAGGTGDRKEGSSPLCARAPLKEDSSGRERDEDRDVDETSAQGLPSHVDQRVSLGPEKCPAAAQETREEFDGEKSKGVLRDTPGEALLVEAESHGAREDREEQQQLLGGEGDVTLSEPSASVSQKEAEPKEGEDSGPVLETARLPAEVEDGVKDKDAALEEVPGAGGRRTPRRKPAGPAADRASRVPLLKGRVDKEGTEADEKKPKKCSPCPAKPPGSVSPLRHTAPPKAPSSPASASKAASPAGTGMQEAKAKGPEARAGSKTGSARAGQAQRNSTNATRIPAKTPTAPKTPPSSGRKEQKKPPPAAAKTEKGEQPKSGDRSGYSSPGSPGTPGSRSRTPSLPTPPAREPKKVAVVRTPPKSPASAKTRVQPSAAPMPDLKNVKSKIGSTDNLKHQPGGGKVQIVYKPVDLSHVTSKCGSLGNIHHKPGGGQVEVKSEKLDFKDKVQSKIGSLDNISHVPGGGNKKIETHKLTFRENAKAKTDHGAEIVYKSPTISGDASPRRLSNVSSTGSINLVDSPQLATLADEVSASLAKQGL; encoded by the exons ATGATGGAGGATCACGCACCTGGCCAGGAAAAACACTTCTCATCAG GCTATCCCCTTCAGATACCAGTCGATGATGGATCAGATGAGCCTGTTTCTGAAACATCCGACGCTAAGAGCACCCCAACTACGGAAG ATGCCACAGCACCTTTAGTGGAGGAAGGAGACCACGAGGATCAGGGTGGTGTGGAACAGCACGGGGAGATCCCAGAAGGAACCACAG ctgaagaGGCGGGCGTAGGAGCCACTCCCAACCTGGAGGACCACGCTGCAGGAGATGCCACCCAAG GCGAGCCGAGCTCTCCaaagctccagcctggccctcaGGAGCGTGTGGGAGAGGCAGCAAAAAGTGCCAGCCAGCCCCCAGAGCGGGCACTGGGGCTTCAGCAGCCGCCTCTGTCCCGTGAAGCGAAGGCTccggcagcagctcccaccagaATCCAGGTGACCATCCCAATCCCCCTGGACATGTACCAAGGCTCCGCAGCGCCCGAAGGCAGCAGTGAGCTGTGGGATCAGGGAGGCAGAGAAGGCGTCGGTGTGGAGCCGGAGCTGGGCCGTGGCGTGACTGAGGGtgcaggtggcacaggggacCGTAAAGAGGGATCATCTCCTTTGTGTGCCAGAGCCCCGTTAAAGGAAGATTCCAGCGGACGGGAGAGAGATGAGGACCGAGATGTCGATGAAACCTCTGCACAGGGTTTGCCTTCCCACGTGGATCAGCGGGTTTCTCTGGGACCTGAGAAGtgtccagcagctgcccaggagaCTCGTGAAGAATTTGATGGAGAGAAGTCCAAAGGTGTCCTCAGAGACACCCCAGGAGAGGCACTTCTGGTGGAAGCTGAGTCACATGGAGCAAGAGAGGACCGAGAGGAGCAGCAACAGCTGCTGGGGGGAGAAGGAGACGTCACCCTGTCAGAGCCTTCTGCAAGTGTCTCCCAAAAAGAGGCTGAGCCCAAGGAGGGAGAAGATTCTGGGCCCGTGCTAGAGACAGCCAGACTCCCTGCTGAGGTAGAAGATGGTGTGAAGGACAAAGATGCTGCTTTGGAAGAGGTGCCGGGTGCAGGGGGCCGCCGCACGCCCAGGAGGAAGCCCGCTGGCCCGGCTGCAGACAGGGCCAGTcgtgtccctctgctgaaag GTCGTGTTGACAAGGAAGGGACCGAAGCTGATGAAAAGAAACCCAAG AAATGCTCACCTTGCCCTGCCAAACCCCCCGGCTCCGTGTCCCCCCTCCGACACACAGCCCCTCCGAAAGcaccctccagccctgcctctgcctccaAAGCAGCCTCTCCTGCCGGCACAGGAATGCAGGAAGCAAAGGCCAAG ggcccGGAGGCGAGGGCTGGCTCCAAGACGGGCTCGGCGCGCGCGGGGCAGGCGCAGAGGAACTCCACCAACGCCACCCGCATCCCGGCCAAGACCCCCACGGCCCCCAAGACCCCTCCCAGCTCCG gcagaaaggagcagaaaaaaccacctcctgcagcagcaaagactGAGAAAG GTGAGCAGCCCAAGTCCGGAGACAGAAGCGGTTACAGCAGTCCCGGCTCCCCCGGGACTCCGGGCAGCCGTTCCCGCACCCCCTCTCTGCCCaccccaccagccagggagccCAAGAAGGTGGCAGTGGTTCGCACCCCACCGAAATCTCCCGCCTCCGCCAAGACCCGCGTCCAGCCCTCGGCCGCGCCCATGCCCGACCTGAAAAACGTCAAGTCCAAAATCGGCTCCACTGATAACCTGAAGCACCAGCCCGGAGGTGGCAAG GTGCAAATCGTTTACAAGCCCGTCGACCTGAGCCACGTGACATCCAAATGTGGTTCCCTGGGCAACATCCATCACAAACCAG GTGGTGGCCAGGTGGAGGTGAAATCTGAGAAACTGGACTTCAAAGATAAGGTGCAGTCGAAAATCGGGTCCCTAGATAACATCAGCCACGTCCCTGGAGGAGGCAATAAAAAG atTGAGACTCACAAGCTGACCTTCCGCGAGAACGCCAAAGCCAAGACCGACCACGGCGCCGAAATCGTCTACAAGTCCCCCACCATCTCCGGAGATGCCTCCCCGCGCCGCCTTAGCAACGTCTCCTCCACCGGCAGCATCAACCTGGTGGACTCCCCCCAGCTGGCCACGCTAGCCGACGAGGTGTCCGCCTCGCTGGCCAAGCAGGGCTTGTGA